The following proteins come from a genomic window of Trifolium pratense cultivar HEN17-A07 linkage group LG4, ARS_RC_1.1, whole genome shotgun sequence:
- the LOC123882404 gene encoding ammonium transporter 2 member 3 gives MNFNSSKYISPFSESLLPPNDQSPDWNNKADNAWQLTAATLVGLQTVPGLIILYGSMVKKKWAVNSAFMGLYAFSAVLVCWVLWAHQMAFGNKLLPFVGKPNFAMSQKFLLSKASTQYYLPMADFVFYQFAFAAITLVLLAGSLLGRINFFAWMLFVPMWLTFSYTIGAFTIWGNGFLEGKIIDYAGGFVIHLSSGVAGFTAAYWVGPRTSDDRKNFPPNNIIHMLGGAGFLWMGWTGFNGGAPFQVGEITSIAIFNTHLCTATSILVWISLDMIVYKKGSLIGSVQGMMTGLVCITPGAGLVDPWAAILMGALSGSIPWYTMMVLHKRVPFFQNVDDTLGVFHTHAVAGFLGGILSGVFAKPKLLRMLYGPITSYGPGLFYSYFDENMGLGIRQILYQLLGAIFITIWNVVITSLICIILSHIVDLRMKEEDLEVGDDAIHGEEAYVLWGDGESMILPLRLHKSTSTILSISHQRHSIPINKIDE, from the exons ATGAATTTTAATTCTTCTAAGTATATTTCCCCTTTTTCAGAATCACTTTTACCACCAAACGATCAATCACCTGATTGGAACAACAAAGCTGACAATGCATGGCAACTAACAGCAGCAACATTAGTGGGCCTTCAAACTGTTCCTGGGCTTATAATACTTTATGGCAGCATGGTTAAGAAAAAATGGGCCGTAAATTCAGCTTTCATGGGCCTATATGCATTTTCAGCTGTGTTAGTTTGTTGGGTTTTATGGGCCCATCAAATGGCATTTGGAAACAAGCTTTTGCCTTTTGTTGGAAAGCCCAATTTTGCTATGAGTCAAAAGTTTCTACTTTCAAAGGCATCAACACAATATTATTTACCAATGGCTGATTTTGTTTTCTATCAATTTGCTTTTGCTGCAATTACTCTTGTGTTGCTTGCAGGATCTTTGCTTGggagaataaatttttttgcatGGATGTTGTTTGTTCCTATGTGGCTTACATTTTCTTATACCATTGGTGCTTTCACTATATGGGGGAATGGATTTCTTGAAGGGAAAATAATTGATTATGCTGGTGGATTTGTAATTCATTTATCCTCTGGTGTTGCTGGTTTTACAGCTGCTTATTGG GTTGGTCCAAGAACTTCAGATGATAGGAAAAATTTCCCACCAAATAACATAATTCACATGCTTGGAGGTGCAGGGTTCTTATGGATGGGATGGACAGGGTTTAATGGTGGAGCACCATTTCAAGTGGGAGAGATTACATCCATAGCAATCTTCAATACTCATTTGTGCACTGCCACAAGCATTCTTGTTTGGATTTCTCTAGATATGATTGTATACAAGAAGGGCTCATTGATAGGTTCTGTCCAAGGAATGATGACTGGCCTTGTTTGCATTACACCAGGTGCAG GATTGGTGGATCCATGGGCAGCAATATTGATGGGAGCTTTGTCTGGTTCAATTCCATGGTACACAATGATGGTGTTGCACAAAAGAGTaccattttttcaaaatgtaGATGATACATTAGGAGTTTTTCACACTCATGCCGTGGCTGGTTTTCTTGGAGGAATCCTTTCTGGTGTCTTTGCCAAGCCCAAACTTTTAAGGATGCTTTATGGGCCTATAACTTCTTATGGGCCTGGCTTATTTTATAGCTATTTTGATGAGAATATGGGCCTAGGAATTAGGCAAATATTGTACCAATTACTAGGAGCAATTTTTATTACTATTTGGAATGTTGTTATTACTAGCCTCATTTGTATCATTCTAAGTCACATTGTGGACCTTAGAATGAAAGAAGAAGACCTTGAAGTTGGTGATGATGCTATTCATGGAGAAGAAGCTTATGTATTATGGGGTGATGGAGAAAGCATGATACTCCCACTTCGTCTACATAAAAGTACTTCGACAATTCTTTCCATTTCTCACCAAAGACATTCAATTCCTATCAATAAAATTGATGaataa
- the LOC123882402 gene encoding pentatricopeptide repeat-containing protein At3g22690-like, with protein sequence MRRVSRRVQQCLGPKPHQTSFHYTGLLHHCKTTDCIKKIHAQIITGGHRKDPFIAAKLIDKYAQFGGSNVEHARKVFDILSERDVFCWNVVIKGYANMGPFTEALNVYDVMRISGTTPNRYTYPFVLKACGAERDYVKGRIIHENVVKCGLDFDLFVGNALVAFYAKCQEIEASRKVFDEMPERDIVSWNSMISGYIANGYMDDAVLVFYDMLRDDDIGFPDNATLVTVLPAFAEKADIHAGYWIHCYIVKTGMKLDPAVGCGLITLYSNCGYISMARAIFDQISDRNVFVWSAIIRCYGTHGFAHEALGMFRQLVDSGLHPDGVVFLCLLSACSHAGMHEQGWHLFQTMETYGVAKGEAHYACMVDLLGRAGDLEKAVEFIQSMPIQPGKNVYGALLGACRIHKHLELAELASEKLFVLDPNKAGRYVILAQMYEDEGRWQDAAGLRKVIREKEIKKPIGYSSVELESGHEKFRVNDESHPFTTYIFETLVSLDRIMGNEARTQCDAIL encoded by the coding sequence ATGCGTCGCGTATCACGAAGAGTGCAGCAATGTTTGGGACCAAAACCTCACCAAACCTCATTTCATTACACCGGTCTACTACACCATTGCAAAACCACTGAttgcattaaaaaaattcacGCCCAAATTATTACCGGTGGCCACAGAAAAGACCCATTTATCGCAGCTAAACTAATCGACAAGTATGCACAGTTTGGTGGCTCCAATGTTGAACATGCACGCAAAGTGTTCGACATTTTGTCTGAAAGAGATGTTTTCTGTTGGAACGTTGTCATCAAGGGTTATGCCAATATGGGTCCTTTTACTGAAGCCTTAAACGTTTATGATGTGATGCGTATAAGTGGTACTACTCCGAATCGCTACACTTACCCTTTTGTGCTTAAGGCTTGTGGTGCTGAGAGGGATTATGTAAAGGGTCGAATTATTCATGAGAATGTTGTGAAGTGTGGATTggactttgatttgtttgttggGAATGCTCTTGTTGCATTTTATGCGAAGTGTCAGGAGATTGAAGCGTCGAGAAaagtgtttgatgaaatgcctgAGAGAGATATTGTTAGTTGGAATTCTATGATTTCGGGATATATCGCGAATGGCTATATGGATGATGCTGTATTGGTATTCTATGATATGTTGAGGGATGATGATATAGGTTTTCCTGACAATGCTACTCTTGTAACTGTTCTTCCAGCATTTGCTGAGAAAGCTGATATTCATGCAGGATATTGGATTCATTGTTATATTGTCAAGACAGGGATGAAACTTGATCCTGCTGTTGGTTGTGGTCTTATAACATTATACTCAAATTGTGGTTATATAAGCATGGCAAGAGCCATTTTTGACCAGATATCGGATAGAAATGTCTTTGTTTGGAGTGCAATTATTAGGTGCTATGGGACACATGGATTTGCTCATGAGGCTCTTGGTATGTTCCGGCAATTAGTTGATTCTGGCTTGCATCCAGACGGCGTTgtgtttttgtgtttgttgtCGGCATGTAGTCATGCAGGTATGCATGAACAGGGTTGGCACCTTTTTCAGACCATGGAAACTTATGGTGTTGCAAAAGGCGAGGCTCATTATGCTTGCATGGTGGATCTTTTGGGTAGAGCTGGTGATCTAGAAAAAGCAGTGGAGTTCATTCAATCTATGCCTATCCAACCAGGGAAAAATGTTTATGGCGCCTTGTTGGGTGCCTGTAGAATACACAAACATTTGGAACTTGCTGAATTGGCTTCCGAGAAGTTGTTTGTTTTGGACCCTAACAAGGCCGGGCGGTACGTGATTCTAGCACAGATGTATGAAGATGAAGGTCGGTGGCAGGATGCAGCCGGATTGAGGAAAGTAATCAGGGAGAAAGAAATCAAGAAGCCAATTGGTTATAGCTCTGTTGAACTGGAATCAGGTCATGAAAAATTTCGGGTAAATGATGAGTCTCATCCATTTACAACATATATTTTTGAGACCTTGGTAAGCTTAGATAGGATAATGGGTAACGAAGCTCGCACTCAATGTGATGCCATTTTGTAG
- the LOC123882403 gene encoding uncharacterized protein At1g76070-like has protein sequence MEKLSQMKNKFFKFLPKRPVASVSSYQNPTLSPNTSVTTSRKVSIIPKEARRKHRSISFSAREPTSPKVSCMGQVKCKKKRKVKRVDQSSTKKSDSVTSHEYKKVLFWDFKGSCESPTQSVKAFVLEENEVVAPSLGSMKKFVSGRGSLSDFDANLAER, from the coding sequence ATGGAGAAACTATCACAAATGAAAAACAAGTTTTTCAAGTTTCTACCAAAACGACCGGTAGCTTCAGTGTCAAGTTATCAAAATCCAACTCTAAGTCCTAACACAAGTGTTACAACTTCACGAAAAGTTTCAATAATTCCAAAGGAAGCGCGAAGAAAGCATCGAAGTATAAGCTTTAGTGCACGAGAACCAACCTCTCCTAAGGTTTCTTGTATGGGTCAAGTGAAGTGCAAGAAGAAGAGAAAGGTCAAAAGGGTTGATCAATCTTCAACAAAAAAGAGTGATTCTGTTACTTCCCATGAATATAAGAAGGTTTTGTTTTGGGATTTTAAGGGAAGTTGTGAGAGTCCAACACAAAGTGTGAAAGCTTTTGTCTTGGAAGAGAACGAAGTTGTGGCACCGTCTTTGGGTTCGATGAAGAAATTTGTAAGTGGTAGAGGTTCATTGTCTGATTTTGATGCTAATCTTGCTGAGAGATGA